In a genomic window of Oncorhynchus clarkii lewisi isolate Uvic-CL-2024 unplaced genomic scaffold, UVic_Ocla_1.0 unplaced_contig_2541_pilon_pilon, whole genome shotgun sequence:
- the LOC139395765 gene encoding uncharacterized protein isoform X2, with product MKWEDKWRHGPSIWSGSNFNKNDGVAILIKTPQVVVKGSTVVDREPVCPVRGLAIGEPTTVWRNVAHPALLNRHRDLSWMVAHEILPVRAVMHSRGMARTSACPRPGCGQEESVRHMLWECRAARDLWKEAGPLITSCLPAGEDLTPQLVLYGVGRRPIPSKAFTKLWPTLTCLKEALWSSRNLLVAKNVETTPQAVAMVATEALGWYGRKGASTPGEGSPTTP from the exons GAAATGGGAGGATAAGTGGCGGCACGGGCCCTCCATTTGGAGTGGTTCCAATTTTAACAAGAACGACGGTGTTGCCATTTTAATCAAGACCCCACAGGTGGTGGTGAAGGGGAGCACAGTGGTG GATCGGGAACCAGTGTGTCCAGTGCGCGGGCTCGCTATAGGTGAGCCCACAACGGTTTGGCGCAACGTGGCCCATCCTGCTCTCCTGAATCGGCATCGGGACCTGTCCTGGATGGTCGCCCACGAGATCCTCCCGGTCAGGGCCGTTATGCACTCACGGGGCATGGCGAGGACATCCGCGTGCCCCCGACCAGGCTGCGGCCAAGAAGAGTCGGTGAGGCACATGCTCTGGGAGTGCAGAGCCGCCAGGGACCTGTGGAAGGAAGCAGGCCCCCTGATCACCTCGTGTCTGCCAGCAGGGGAGGACCTAACACCTCAGCTCGTGCTGTATGGGGTGGGCCGAAGGCCCATTCCATCGAAGGCCTTCACCAAGCTCTGGCCCACCCTCACGTGCCTGAAGGAAGCACTGTGGTCCTCCCGTAACCTGCTGGTAGCGAAAAACGTAGAGACCACCCCCCAGGCAGTGGCCATGGTAGCCACGGAAGCCCTGGGGTGGTACGGAAGGAAGGGGGCCTCGACCCCAGGCGAAGGGTCCCCCACAACACCCTAG
- the LOC139395765 gene encoding uncharacterized protein isoform X1, with product MAFLLALFLLTPFMAFKITTINVRSVKTATRAQSVLSFLERFNSDVFLLQECGLPFLSSYRKWEDKWRHGPSIWSGSNFNKNDGVAILIKTPQVVVKGSTVVDREPVCPVRGLAIGEPTTVWRNVAHPALLNRHRDLSWMVAHEILPVRAVMHSRGMARTSACPRPGCGQEESVRHMLWECRAARDLWKEAGPLITSCLPAGEDLTPQLVLYGVGRRPIPSKAFTKLWPTLTCLKEALWSSRNLLVAKNVETTPQAVAMVATEALGWYGRKGASTPGEGSPTTP from the exons ATGGCTTTTCTTCTAGCACTGTTTTTACTCACCCCTTTTATGGCTTTTAAAATCACCACTATAAACGTGAGGAGCGTAAAGACAGCAACAAGAGCACAGTCGGTTTTATCCTTTTTAGAAAGGtttaactctgatgtgtttttaCTACAGGAGTGTGGTCTACCCTTTTTATCCTCTTACAGGAAATGGGAGGATAAGTGGCGGCACGGGCCCTCCATTTGGAGTGGTTCCAATTTTAACAAGAACGACGGTGTTGCCATTTTAATCAAGACCCCACAGGTGGTGGTGAAGGGGAGCACAGTGGTG GATCGGGAACCAGTGTGTCCAGTGCGCGGGCTCGCTATAGGTGAGCCCACAACGGTTTGGCGCAACGTGGCCCATCCTGCTCTCCTGAATCGGCATCGGGACCTGTCCTGGATGGTCGCCCACGAGATCCTCCCGGTCAGGGCCGTTATGCACTCACGGGGCATGGCGAGGACATCCGCGTGCCCCCGACCAGGCTGCGGCCAAGAAGAGTCGGTGAGGCACATGCTCTGGGAGTGCAGAGCCGCCAGGGACCTGTGGAAGGAAGCAGGCCCCCTGATCACCTCGTGTCTGCCAGCAGGGGAGGACCTAACACCTCAGCTCGTGCTGTATGGGGTGGGCCGAAGGCCCATTCCATCGAAGGCCTTCACCAAGCTCTGGCCCACCCTCACGTGCCTGAAGGAAGCACTGTGGTCCTCCCGTAACCTGCTGGTAGCGAAAAACGTAGAGACCACCCCCCAGGCAGTGGCCATGGTAGCCACGGAAGCCCTGGGGTGGTACGGAAGGAAGGGGGCCTCGACCCCAGGCGAAGGGTCCCCCACAACACCCTAG